From the Prunus dulcis chromosome 4, ALMONDv2, whole genome shotgun sequence genome, one window contains:
- the LOC117624557 gene encoding pentatricopeptide repeat-containing protein At4g20770, translated as MEGKATSLANLLQGCIDKKAHLAGKLIHAFILRSNGLLSNTFLSNRLVELYSKCGNIGYADRVFDKMPHRDVYSWNAILGGYCKFGSLGDAQELFLKLPERNTVSWNTLISALVRHGQEETALGVYDTMILEGFMPTHFTLASVFSACGALLDVEHGRRCHGLAIKIDLEENIYVGNAILSMYAKCGLIRDAIRVFGDMAEPNEVTFTAIMGGLAQTDRVMEALEMFRMMCRKGVRIDSVSLSSILGVCAKGGEGGGENGLDDQSDGFPCNVNGQQIHGLTIKLGFEGDLHLNNSLLDMYAKNGDLNNAEKVFANLPKVSNVSWNIMIAGYGQISETQKALEYLERMRSCCFEPDEVTYIHTLAACVKSGDIKSGRQMFDNISCPNVSSWNAILSGYFQSGDHKEAIELFREMQFQHVQPDRTTLAVALSSCAAMGLLQAGKEIHAASQKAAFQTDVYVASGLLNMYSKCGRTEMAKHIFHNMLELDIVCWNSMIAGLSLNSQDKEAFTFFKQMRHDEMRPTQFTYATVLSCCAKLSSSFQGKQVHVQMTKDGYMSDLFVGSALIDMYCKCGDVDEARKFFDMMPSKNTVTWNEMIHGYAQNGRGDEAVLLYRDMIGSSQKPDCITFVAVLTACSHSGLVDAGIEIFNSMEQEHGVVPVLDHYTCIIDALGRAGRFHEAEVLIDEMPYKDDPVIWEVLLSSCRVYANVGLGKRAAYELFRLTPNNSAPYVLLGNIYSSLGRWDEARDVRDQMSDKQVIKDPGYSWIEYDKGKQTGMEDDNFMLIDDEVEVASNKKSFYAA; from the coding sequence ATGGAAGGCAAAGCTACCAGTTTAGCAAATCTCCTGCAGGGTTGCATAGATAAGAAAGCCCATTTGGCCGGCAAGCTCATTCATGCTTTCATATTACGTAGCAATGGCCTCTTGTCGAATACTTTCCTATCTAACCGCCTCGTTGAGTTGTACTCTAAATGTGGTAATATCGGTTATGCAGACCGGGTGTTTGATAAAATGCCTCACCGAGACGTGTATTCCTGGAATGCCATATTGGGTGGCTACTGTAAATTTGGGAGTTTAGGGGATGCTCAGGAGTTATTTTTGAAATTGCCTGAGAGAAACACCGTTTCTTGGAACACTCTGATTAGTGCGTTAGTCCGGCATGGGCAAGAGGAAACTGCATTGGGTGTTTATGATACAATGATTTTGGAGGGATTCATGCCTACCCATTTCACATTGGCGAGTGTGTTTAGTGCGTGTGGAGCATTGTTGGATGTGGAGCATGGTAGGAGATGTCATGGTCTGGCCATCAAAATTGATCTTGAGGAGAATATTTATGTGGGCAATGCTATACTCTCCATGTATGCAAAATGTGGACTTATTAGGGATGCAATTCGGGTTTTTGGTGACATGGCTGAGCCTAATGAAGTTACTTTTACGGCTATCATGGGTGGGTTAGCGCAGACGGACAGAGTCATGGAGGCTTTGGAAATGTTTAGAATGATGTGTAGGAAAGGGGTTCGTATTGATTCTGTCTCATTGTCGAGCATCTTGGGTGTTTGTGCgaaaggaggagaaggaggcGGCGAGAATGGTCTTGATGATCAGAGTGATGGATTTCCATGTAATGTGAATGGACAACAAATACATGGTCTTACAATTAAACTTGGATTTGAGGGAGATCTTCATTTGAACAATTCATTGCTTGATATGTACGCTAAGAATGGGGATCTGAATAATGCTGAGAAGGTTTTTGCTAATTTGCCAAAAGTCAGTAATGTGTCTTGGAATATCATGATAGCTGGGTATGGCCAGATAAGCGAGACTCAGAAAGCTTTAGAATATCTGGAAAGAATGCGATCTTGCTGTTTTGAACCAGATGAGGTTACTTATATTCATACGCTTGCAGCATGTGTCAAGTCTGGTGATATAAAAAGTGGCCGTCAAATGTTTGATAACATTTCATGCCCAAATGTGAGTTCATGGAATGCCATTCTCTCTGGCTATTTTCAGAGTGGGGACCACAAGGAGGCAATCGAGCTTTTCAGGGAAATGCAGTTTCAACATGTGCAACCTGATCGAACTACATTGGCAGTTGCCCTCAGCTCCTGTGCAGCAATGGGGCTTCTGCAGGCTGGAAAAGAAATACATGCTGCCTCACAAAAGGCTGCCTTTCAAACAGACGTGTATGTTGCAAGTGGACTTCTTAACATGTATTCAAAGTGTGGTCGGACAGAAATGGCAAAGCATATATTTCATAATATGCTTGAATTAGATATTGTTTGTTGGAACTCTATGATAGCAGGTCTTTCGCTCAATTCTCAAGATAAGGAAGCTTTCACTTTCTTTAAGCAGATGCGGCATGATGAGATGAGACCTACCCAATTCACTTATGCTACTGTACTGAGTTGTTGTGCGAAGCTGTCTTCTTCATTTCAAGGGAAGCAGGTTCATGTTCAGATGACAAAAGATGGATATATGAGTGATCTCTTTGTAGGGAGTGCTCTCATTGATATGTACTGCAAATGTGGTGATGTAGATGAGGCCAGGAAATTTTTTGATATGATGCCTAGTAAAAATACTGTTACTTGGAATGAAATGATACATGGGTATGCTCAAAATGGACGTGGAGATGAAGCTGTTCTGCTTTACAGGGACATGATTGGATCAAGTCAGAAACCTGATTGTATAACTTTTGTTGCTGTTTTGACTGCTTGTAGCCATTCCGGATTGGTCGATGCAGGCATTGAAATATTCAATTCTATGGAACAAGAACATGGAGTGGTGCCAGTTTTGGATCATTATACTTGCATTATTGATGCTCTAGGTCGTGCTGGTCGTTTCCATGAAGCAGAAGTCCTGATAGACGAGATGCCATATAAAGATGATCCAGTTATATGGGAGGTTTTGCTTAGCTCTTGTAGGGTTTATGCTAATGTGGGGTTAGGAAAAAGAGCAGCATATGAACTCTTCCGCTTGACCCCAAATAATTCAGCCCCTTATGTGCTTCTGGGCAATATTTATTCTTCTTTAGGAAGATGGGATGAGGCAAGGGATGTGAGAGATCAAATGAGTGACAAACAGGTCATTAAGGATCCAGGTTATAGCTGGATTGAATATGATAAGGGCAAGCAAACCGGTATGGAGGATGATAATTTTATGTTAATTGATGATGAAGTCGAAGtagcaagtaacaaaaaatcTTTCTATGCTGCCTAG